The following is a genomic window from Halanaerobiales bacterium.
AAGTTTAAAACCCAGTACTGAATTTTACACAATAAATGTTAATGGAGGAGAAGCAGAACTTTTTACTGAAATACCTTATGCAGTTCAGGATTTTAAGAAAAATTCCAATTTTTTATTGATAAATATTTTTGCAAATATTGAAGAAAAAACTGAAGAGGAACTTGAAGAAGAAAAAGATTATGAAGTATTAGAAGAAATACCTTTTTGGGGAAATGGACAGGGTTTTACTGACAAAAAGAGAAGTCATCTTTTAAAATTAGATTTAGAAGATAAAGAATATAAAAAGTTAATAGATGGAAATAATAATATATTAAATTTTGATCTCAAAGAAGATAAAGTAGTTCTCAATATGAAAGAATTTGATGATAAAATGGAACTTGAGAGTGAACTTTATTTATATGATCTCAAAAAAGATTACTTAGAAAAGCTGACAGAAGAAGAACTGGAAATAGGATTTGTGAAATTCAGGGATGAATCTACTATTTATTTTACTGCTACTGATATGGAAGCAATGGGTGTAAATACCAATCAGGAAATTTATGAATTTGACTTAGGAGCAAAAAAAGTTAATAAGTTAAGTGATAATTTGGATAAAAGTATAGGAACATCTGTAGGAAATGACTCCAGGATGGGTGGAGGAAAAGCCCTGGAATTTGAAGATGATGATTTTTATCTAATTACTACTGAGGGCTATAATTCCTATCTCAATAAATTTGAAGATGGTGAATTAGAAAAAATAGTTACTAAAGATGGTACAGTTGATATGTTTGGTATTAAAGGTGAAAATATTGCCTATATAGGATTTAGAGGAAACAAATTACAGGAACTTTATTTATATAAAGATGGAGAAGAAAAACAGGTTAGTGAATTTAACAAAGGTGTATTAAAAGATAAAATGATTTCTACTCCCGAACATTTTAAAGTTGAAGTTTCTGATGGAGAAGAAATCGATGCCTGGATTATGAAACCTATAGGATATACAGA
Proteins encoded in this region:
- a CDS encoding S9 family peptidase, whose amino-acid sequence is MEKLQINNLKDYNFLSNLEFSPKGDKLCFIKKQADMEENDYSSNLWIYEIKDDKLWKLTGGKKDSNFIWLDNENILFTSKRKDDKEESLKPSTEFYTINVNGGEAELFTEIPYAVQDFKKNSNFLLINIFANIEEKTEEELEEEKDYEVLEEIPFWGNGQGFTDKKRSHLLKLDLEDKEYKKLIDGNNNILNFDLKEDKVVLNMKEFDDKMELESELYLYDLKKDYLEKLTEEELEIGFVKFRDESTIYFTATDMEAMGVNTNQEIYEFDLGAKKVNKLSDNLDKSIGTSVGNDSRMGGGKALEFEDDDFYLITTEGYNSYLNKFEDGELEKIVTKDGTVDMFGIKGENIAYIGFRGNKLQELYLYKDGEEKQVSEFNKGVLKDKMISTPEHFKVEVSDGEEIDAWIMKPIGYTEGEEYPTILEIHGGPKGAYGEIFFHEFQILANEGYAVVYSNPRGSSGRGNEFADIRGDYGGRDYKDLMEVMDKALEKYEFIDEDKLGVGGGSYGGFMTNWVIGHTDRFKAAVSQRSISNWISKFCTTDIGYFFVKDQFAGATPWSDMEKLWDGSPLKYADKVTTPTLFIHSEEDYRCWLPEGIQMFTALKYHDVDSRLCMFKGENHELSRGGKPEHRVRRLEEMVDWFNKYLKE